The segment CTGCTTAGTTCTAGCGTGCGATCATATCCGCTTTTTAGCTCCTCTATGCGGGCAGCGTTTACGTCAAAGCCCGTGACTTCGTATTTCTCGCTAAACGCCGCCGCCAAAGGCAACCCGACGTATCCTAGTCCGATAACGGCTATTTTCATTTATTTTTCCTTTTTAGTTTTTTTGATTCTATCGTTTTTACGCGTTCATACACTCTTATTTCCGCGCCTACGCCTTGCGGAGTTATGATTTTAATAGGGCTAACGCCCGGTAAAATTTGAGTGAACTCATAATAAACTCGCCTATTTTTCTTTCCGTCCTTGCAGAGCACCATCGTTTGCGCTAGCTCGTCGCCGCCGATAAATTCGTAATAAATCCCGCGCGCGTCCTCTTTTTCCTCGAGCTTTCCGCCGAGCAAAAAGGCGAAGTTGCAGTCGATTTGCATCTCTTTAAAAAACACGACTTCGTATTTAAAATAATCAGGCGGCATCTTTGAGATAGGTAGCTCGAAAATATTTTCCTCGGTTTTTGCCGCACTTTCGCCTGCAAAAAGCGCAAGCGGCAGCGCGAAAGCCGCGATAAAAAGCAAAATTTTCCTCATGATTTCACTCCTATTTGGAAATACTTAAAGCCTAAATTTGCCAGATTTTTGGCGTCGTATTGATTGCGACCGTCAAAGATCACGGCGTTTTTTAGCCGCTGTTTCATCTCCATAAAATCAGGCGACCTAAACTCGCTCCACTCGGTCACGAGCGCGAGCGCGTCGGCGCCGTTTAGTGCGTCGTATTTGTTTGGGGCGAATTTTAAATTTGAGTTAGGTAGATATTTTTTGGCTTCATTTGCGGCTTTTGGATCGTAGGCGACGACGTTTGCGCCCGCGTTTTCTAGCGCTTTTATGAGCACTAGCGAGCTAGCCTCGCGCATATCGTCTGTGTTTGGTTTAAACGCTAGCCCCCAAATCGCCACCGTTTTGCCGCTCAAATTTCCGCCGAAAAATGCCGAAATTTTTTCAAAAAGCACCGTTTTTTGCGCCGCGTTTCTGGCCTCCACCGCACTTAAAACCTTCGGCTCAAAGCCGTTTTGCCTAGCGGTGTAGATGAGCGCCTCGACGTCTTTTGGAAAGCAGCTACCGCCGTATCCGCAGCCCGGATATATGAAGCTATAACCGATGCGAGAGTCGCTGCCGATGCCTTTTCGCACCAAATTTACGTCCGCTCCCACGCGCTCGCAGATGCCCGCGATCTCGTTTATAAAGCTGATTTTAGTCGCTAGCATCGCGTTTGCGGCGTATTTGGTCATCTCGGCAGACTTCACGTCCATAGCGATAAAGCGGTCGTGATTTTTCATAAAGGGCGCATAAAGCTCGCGCATGACGCTTTGTCCCCACTCGCTGCTAGCGCCCACTACGACGCGATCGGGCTTTAAAAAGTCCTCGACCGCCGCGCCCTCTTTTAAAAACTCGGGGTTGGAGACGACTTCAAATTTGACGTCCAGGTTTCTCTTTTTTAGCTCGCTAGCGATCACTTCGGTTACCTTTTGCGCCGTACCCACTGGGACGGTTGATTTATCCACGACGATTAGCGGCGATGTTAAATTTTGCCCGATGCTTTTTGCGACTTCTAGCACGTAGCGCAGATCGGCCTGTCCGTCCGCGCCCATAGGCGTACCCACCGCGATAAATAGCACGCTAGCATGCGCCAAGGCTTCTTTTATATCGACGCTAAATTTGAGCGCGCCGTTTGCCCTGCACTCGGCCACGATTTCAGAAAGTCCGGGCTCATAGATCGGTATGACGCCGCTATTTAGGGCGTTTATCTTAGCTTCGTCCACGTCCACGCATATGACGTCGTTGCCCATTTTAGCTAGGCACGCGCCGCTAACTAGCCCCACGTAGCCCGTGCCTACGACTGCGATCCTCACAGCCTTTTCTCCCACTCAAGCGCGGTTTTTATGATTAGCGCGAGATCCTCTCTCCTAGGCCGCCAGTTGGTTAATTTTCTTATCTTTCCCGGCTTCGCGATGAGGCGTGCGGGGTCGCCCTCTCTGCGAGGCGCGCTAATTACTTTAAAATCAATCCCGCTTACTTTTTTAGCCGTTTCTATAACCTCTTTTACGCTAAAGCCGCGTCCGTAGCCGACGTTAAAGGTCTCACTTTTTTCATGCTCGTTTAGGTATTCCAGCGCGCTTAGATGCGCGTCTGCTAGGTCGCTCACGTGGATGTAGTCCCTCACGCAGGTGCCGTCTGCGGTCGGATAGTCGCTACCGAAAATTCCCATGCTTTCGCGTTTGCCTAGAGCCGTCTGCGTCGCGACTTTGATTAAGTGCGTGGCGTTTGGATAGTTTTGCCCGATGAGCCCCTCCTCGTCGGCACCCGCGACGTTAAAGTACCGCAAAATCGCAAATTTGAATTTTTCATTTGAAGCGGCGTAGTCTTTGATGATCCACTCGCTCATTAGCTTGCTTCGGCCGTACGGATTTATCGGATTTGCAGCGGTTTGTTCGTCGACCTCGCCGAATTCTGGCTCGCCGTAAACGGCAGCAGTGGAGCTAAATATAAATTTATTTACGCCGTATTCTTTGCAATAGGTTAAAATTTTAGCTACGTTTGCGGTGTTGTTTAGATAGTATTTTAGCGGCTCCTGAGTGCTTTCAAAAACCTCGATAAATGCGGCAAAATGGATAATTGCGTCAAATTTGCCCTCGGCGAAAATTTGCGTCAAATCATCTTCCAAATTTGCCTTTACGAACTTAAATTTTCCGATTTTTTCAAGCGCGTCAAGCGCTTTTGTCGTGCCTTTGCAGAGATTATCCACGACCGTTATCTCGTGACCGCCTTGTTTTAAAAGCGCCTTTAGCACGTGAGAGCCGATGTAGCCGGCTCCGCCTGTTATTAAAATTTTCATTGTTTGCCTTTTTGCTTTTTAGTTTGTGGAATTATATCAAAACAAATAACTGGAGGGGCTTAAAATAAAACTACAATTTAGTATTCACAATAATTATTTCCAAAAAAAACGGTATATATTTTATTGTCGCTACCGCGGTAATATCCAACATAACCCATTTGATAACCAACTTGTTCATAGTTGTAGTCTAAAAGCGTTGCATACATTCCATTAATTTGATAAGCATAAACGCTACTTTCAAATCCCAAAAACACCAATAATGGCACTAAAACTTTTTTCATCATCCGCTCCTTAAAAAAATTACTGCTATAGGAATAATCGCCATAGCAAGTTGATAAAGAATTATATGAGAAATAAACTTATAGAAAACTTTTCTATAGGAATGGGCGTGTTAAATTTACCTGAGATAACGACAGACGAGGAAAATGAGCAGTTTTTTGATACCGTGGCTTCAAATGTGAAAAGAATGAGACAGGAGAGAAATCTAAGCCAGCTCGAGACGGCTCTAAGTATCGGGCAGGCCTCGGGCGGATTTTACGCAAATATGGAAAATAACGCCCACGGCAAGCACTTTAATCTACTTCACCTTTTTAAGCTCTCAAAACTTTTTAACTGCAATATAAACGAATTTTTTAAGGAAATTTCTGAGTGGGACGGCGGCGAGTAGGGTTAGATTAAGCATTAAATTTAATTTGAAACGGGCATCGAGCATAGCAAATTTGAATGTAAATTTTTAATGAAACGATATTTGTATCTTTTGAGCTGGCAGAGCGCAAATCAAGGCGATAAAAGAAACCAAAATTAATCAAAAGATCGTCAGAATTCTTAAAATTTGAGTCCAAGCGAGCATCATAGCGGCAAATTTGTCCAAAAGCGCTTCGTAAATTTAGCCGCCATACCACGCGCCGAGCGTAAATTTACGGCGCCCACCTCAAAGCGACCGGCGGGCAAATTTGCCCGAAACGGCCGAATTTAATCCTCTCTAACCCGCAAAAACACCGGAAACCTCGGCACTCCTTTTGCGGTTAAATTTTGATATTTGTAGGTTATTATCGAGCCAATTTTAGGCGGATTTGCGCGCTCTTCGTCGCTAAAGCCCGAGCCAATCTTAAATTTTACTCCGCTAGCGGGCTGCAAAAGCTCGTCATTTTGCTCGTCCGAGTTTGAGCCCGCCGCGCTAAGCGCCTTGCAAGTTACCGAGCCCATGAGACCCGCAAATTTGCCCGTGCCAGCATTTACCGCCGTTACCTCGCACTCGGCGTCTTTAAATTTTTTGTATTTCAGCGCGTTTTTGCTTCGTTTTCGCTCGTATGGCGCGTTTGGTTCTCGCGCGACCGCACCCTCGCCGCCTTTTGCGACGATACGCTTGGTAAACGCCTCAAATTCGGCGTTATCTTTTACTTTTACTTGTTTGATTATCTTTAAATTTTGTCCGGCTTGCGGGTTTTTTGCGATAAAT is part of the uncultured Campylobacter sp. genome and harbors:
- a CDS encoding ecotin family protein; amino-acid sequence: MRKILLFIAAFALPLALFAGESAAKTEENIFELPISKMPPDYFKYEVVFFKEMQIDCNFAFLLGGKLEEKEDARGIYYEFIGGDELAQTMVLCKDGKKNRRVYYEFTQILPGVSPIKIITPQGVGAEIRVYERVKTIESKKLKRKNK
- a CDS encoding UDP-glucose/GDP-mannose dehydrogenase family protein, producing MRIAVVGTGYVGLVSGACLAKMGNDVICVDVDEAKINALNSGVIPIYEPGLSEIVAECRANGALKFSVDIKEALAHASVLFIAVGTPMGADGQADLRYVLEVAKSIGQNLTSPLIVVDKSTVPVGTAQKVTEVIASELKKRNLDVKFEVVSNPEFLKEGAAVEDFLKPDRVVVGASSEWGQSVMRELYAPFMKNHDRFIAMDVKSAEMTKYAANAMLATKISFINEIAGICERVGADVNLVRKGIGSDSRIGYSFIYPGCGYGGSCFPKDVEALIYTARQNGFEPKVLSAVEARNAAQKTVLFEKISAFFGGNLSGKTVAIWGLAFKPNTDDMREASSLVLIKALENAGANVVAYDPKAANEAKKYLPNSNLKFAPNKYDALNGADALALVTEWSEFRSPDFMEMKQRLKNAVIFDGRNQYDAKNLANLGFKYFQIGVKS
- the galE gene encoding UDP-glucose 4-epimerase GalE → MKILITGGAGYIGSHVLKALLKQGGHEITVVDNLCKGTTKALDALEKIGKFKFVKANLEDDLTQIFAEGKFDAIIHFAAFIEVFESTQEPLKYYLNNTANVAKILTYCKEYGVNKFIFSSTAAVYGEPEFGEVDEQTAANPINPYGRSKLMSEWIIKDYAASNEKFKFAILRYFNVAGADEEGLIGQNYPNATHLIKVATQTALGKRESMGIFGSDYPTADGTCVRDYIHVSDLADAHLSALEYLNEHEKSETFNVGYGRGFSVKEVIETAKKVSGIDFKVISAPRREGDPARLIAKPGKIRKLTNWRPRREDLALIIKTALEWEKRL
- a CDS encoding helix-turn-helix transcriptional regulator, with the translated sequence MLNLPEITTDEENEQFFDTVASNVKRMRQERNLSQLETALSIGQASGGFYANMENNAHGKHFNLLHLFKLSKLFNCNINEFFKEISEWDGGE
- a CDS encoding DNA ligase; this translates as MRFFALLLAAFLNLASAAQDLASQPEKLSALKGENLSSAVSADAAKKAKFELLRLSEYKGQNVGGWLASEKLDGVRAYWDGRNLLSRNGKILAAPEGWSAHFPSFALDGELYTARGEFEKIQSIVMDKMPSATEWSEIKFYVFDVPEADGGLLERLSELEKFIAKNPQAGQNLKIIKQVKVKDNAEFEAFTKRIVAKGGEGAVAREPNAPYERKRSKNALKYKKFKDAECEVTAVNAGTGKFAGLMGSVTCKALSAAGSNSDEQNDELLQPASGVKFKIGSGFSDEERANPPKIGSIITYKYQNLTAKGVPRFPVFLRVRED